From Camelina sativa cultivar DH55 chromosome 5, Cs, whole genome shotgun sequence:
gaagaataaaCAGATACatagaaacaaatataaacaacatGTTCGTGGGAGTATTAGACtaaccagaaaaataaaataattttcagtCTTATTTAACagtatctttttttgttttgtacaaGTTTTTGGCAATGCTTATGAAAGATTTGGATACTatatgtttgaactttgaaacaATCTTTGGACTTGTCattgtttcatctttgtttaatgtttacgtatgtgaaacagaggaaacgacgacgttttgaataataaataaaatatgtgtggTTTTAGTTAAAAACCTTTTGATCCCCAAATCGTCTCAGTTGCTACAATGGCGTTCTCTTCCAGCTTTCGCCGTCTCATTGCCGGATCCAACAACAGCCTCTTGTCTTCGCCATCCTCATGCGTTCGCTACTGCTCAACTCTTACGTCCCCCAAGCTCTTCGTTAGTGGTAAATTTCTTTCTTGAATTGTCTTTCAATTTTAATCAAAGATGAATTTCCAGCTTTTCTGGAGTTGTGCTATAGATGATGTCGAGCTTGGATGATTCTAGTCATGTTATCTTACAGATGATAAGTATTTGTTTATCGCGTGGACCATTTTGAGAAATGATCATTCTCCCCTACTACTTCTTCAATGTTACTTTAGTGATAAGTATAACTAGGAAGGGTGGAATTAGTGTGAAAGGGTCTTAGACCATTTCGTAAAGTGAGAGCCTTTTTTGCTTAGGGAGAGAATTAGGATCTTTGATCTTatcattcagtttcatcttGTGTCTGGAATCAACATGAAAGTTGAGATCTACGGGccaattttccatttttctgATAATTGAATTTAGTGGTTAGTGAGGCACTATTATGAGTGTGCTAATCTTCTTTGATGTGGAGCTCATATATATGTTCTGAGTTATGGattgcttttaattttgtttgctttattaGACTCCTCTAGGCCTGAAGATCAAAAAATGTTCTCATTACTTGTACTCTTGTATCTTTGGTGAATAGGTCTATCTAGACTCACAACAAATGAAAAGCTTCAGGATGCATTTGCTTCTTTTGGGGAGCTTGTGGATGGTAATGCTACTCTCTCCTTTTGTCCATCGTATGAATCCAACATAGAGAGCCTTAaattcacagttttttttttattatgattggTTGTTGCAGCGAGAGTGATCACAGATAGAGAAACAGGGAGATCAAAGGGTTTCGGATTTGTGACATATGCAACAATAGAAGATGCAGAGAAGGCCAAGAAAGAAATGAATGCAAAGTTCTTGGACGGTTGGGTGATCTTTGTGGATCCTGCAAAACCTAGAGAACCAAGACGGCCTTTGCAGCAGGAGCCTCCTCAGTCTTATTCTGGATCTGGTTTCACTACCAACAAAACCTTCGGCTGGtgtaaatgaacaaaaaacccAACTGACTACTTTATGtatgaaataaaatcagatTCTTTGAGCCATTCATCTATTTTGGATACAAAAGTCATATCCTTTGGAACATTAACTTTTCCGTTTTGGGCAGATTAAGTAATAAGAATAACTAAAAAAGCTGGATCAGACCAAACAAAAGATGTTTATACAAAATCAAGATTGAAAAGGACAATgaccgaccaaaaaaaaatccaagtaGAAAGTCAAAGACGCAGCGTTTTATGTTATCACATTCATAGCCTCCCTCCGTCCCTTTCTCTGCCACGGTCTCTCTCTCCTTCGTTGTCActgtgatctttcttttttttgttgtcataaaaaaaacaagaactgtGAGTCTGTGACTGTGACTTTCTTATAGGGTTCAAAGGTTTTGATTTTCAGACAAAAGTACAATGTGACAAGAGATTCTCTCGATCCTTTGATCATTTGTCTATCTTTTATgcaatttggttttggtttaatttacaATTGATCCCGGTTCAATGTTTAGCTTTTATTAACCGGCTTAATCATTGAGGGTTGTGTTTGATTGAGAGAGAGGGGGACACTCTACATTATGCACACGCCCTGCAGCCGAAGctaattcaaaacaaaaataatcattcTCGTTTGAGACTCCACGAACCCAAGCTCTCTTCAAGGTGATCTCTCTCccctttgatcttcttcttctagtctTGAGACTTGAGTATTCCCCTTACTTCGAATTCacatataatttatagtttggGACTTATCTTTATCTTCTCCGGTCTCATACTTAATCAATCTGCAGCTTCCTGATttggtgattgttttaaaacaaTGCATTGTTCTCATACTCACTTCGCATCCTTCAAGCTTCCTCATTTCTTTGCGCCTAAGGTCTCTTCTCTCATTCTTTATCTattttgtatgtgtgtgtgtgcttTTTTCGccaattaagaagaaaaagtttataaCTTTGGTTCAGAGTTTTATGGCGTCTTCACGGAGAGATTTTAGAGTGTTCGCAGTAGCAACCAGCGTGGAGGAGGCGTCTAGTAACATACAAGCAGCTCCAATCTCTTTACCTGAAGGCTCATGGAAACAGGTTTTGCTCCAATAAATTagtaatctttatttttcttcgagGAGTTGCTTcaaaagttttgtaaaattgagAAATCTTGTTGTTGGTTTAGATAGCTGGTGGAGTTACAGCTGCTAAAGGGTTTAAAGCTGCTGGTATGTATGCTGGTTTACGAGCTGCTGGGAAGAAACCTGATCTCGCTCTTGTAACTTGTGATGTAGATGCTGTAGCTGCAGGTTCCAATGCTATAGCTTGTCTTGTCCTTActaatgtgtgtgtgtgtgtgtgtgtgtgtgtgtatccAGAGGCAAAATGTTTCTGACTCTTTTTTTGGGAATATTTTTAGGGGTGTTTACTTTGAATGTGGTTGCTGCTGCTCCTGTAGTTTACTGCAAAAAGGTTCTTGAGACTTCCAAAACGGTAATCCTCTCTACCTTAAGATCTCGAACCAAAgcattttgtgattttgagcTATGAAATCAGTAAGTTTTGAAACTTTTCAGGCGCGTGCAGTGTTGATCAATGCCGGTCAGGCCAATGCAGCTACGGTAAGATGTACTTAGATGTAGTCATGTGCTTTCAGTTAAGTTTAGATCTCGAGTTATGTGTTTAGGAGTTCATTAATATGATTTGTGAAGTAGCCTGAGCTCTATATGGTTGTTAGCTATGCATCACTCATTAAGATCATTCATTTTTTCAGGGTGATGCTGGTTACCAAGATATGCTAGATTGTGTTGGTTCTCTTGCGACGGTATGCCCTTGGTTTCTTTCATTCCCGAGTCTTGTGCAAACCTCATATTGTTCAACATTGTTACCGTTTGTTTCTTTATTGCTGCAGCTACTTAAAGTGAATCCAGAGGAAGTGTTAATCGAGTCAACTGGGGTAATTGGTCAGAGGATTAAAAAGGTATAGCTTCTTTCTCATTCCTTTTACATGCAAGTGCTCCGATTAAGTTAATTTCCCCGTGCAGGAAGAGTTTCTCCAACATatttctcattctttttcttttgcagaaAGAGCTTATCCAATCACTTCCAACCCTAGTCAACTCCATATCAGACTCTGTTGAAGAGTATAATCCTCTTTTCTCAATCTCTCCCTGAGTTTGTAGATGGCACAATCTTCAATTTCTTTAGTAGCCATTGGACATAACCATTTGAATCTGATATACAGTGCAGATTCTGCTGCTGTAGCAATCACAACAACGGATCTTGTAAGCAAGAGCGTGGCAGTTGAATCACAGGTAGGAAGGTTCAACAAACACCTTTGTACTCTATTTTTGACATTTCATATATCTTACAAAAGCTTTGAAATTGCTCAGGTCGGTGGAACCACAATTAGAGTTGGGGGTATGGCAAAAGGCTCCGGGATGATCCATCCAAATATGGCAACTATGTTAGGTGTATGTCCTTTATTACTTTCTTTGGTAGGCGTGTATCTGTTTGAACATACATTGTTTTAAACAATGCCAAATCGATATTTATCTTTCTCAGGTCATCACAACGGACGCGCTAGTTGAAAGTGATACCTGGAGAAAGATGGTAAAGGTTGCAGTAAATCGAAGCTTCAACCAGATCACTGTAGGTTTACACAATTTCACCACATTGTTGTTATTGGATTACACTTTCATTTCCAAGTTCTGATTAAATTGAACTCATGGTCTTATAGGTAGATGGCGACACGAGTACTAACGACACAGTCATTGCCTTAGCGAGTGGACTATCTGGATCACCTTCTATATCTTCTTTGAATTCTAACGAAGCTGCACAGCTTCAGGCATGCCTTGATGcggtatgtttgtttttttgccaTCTTCGTAACAGTGGTTCATGAGCTGGACTTAACACGGATGATGGAACCCTTAAAATGTATCTTTTTCAGGTGATGCAAGGGCTCGCTAAATCAATAGCTTGGGATGGTGAAGGCGCAACATGTCTCATCGAGGTTCATAAAACAAACTTCTTCTCCCAAACCTCTGATTTAACACAAACCTTAACAAGCAACACAAAAAATCACCAGGTTACTGTAAAAGGAACAGAAACTGAAGCAGAGGCAGGGAAAATTGCACGCTCGGTGGCTTCCTCTTCACTGGTTAAAGTATGTGATCAGAAATACACGTACATGAATAATCAAAGTGAGCATTTCTTGCTTCTAAATTAATAGTAAACATCTATTGTTACTTGTGTGACAGGCAGCTGTTTATGGAAGAGATCCAAACTGGGGACGGATAGCTGCAGCTGCTGGCTATGCCGGGGTTTCGTTCCAGATGGATAAGCTGAAGATATCTCTGGGCGAGTTCTCACTCATGGAGAGTGGCCAACCTCTTCCGTTTGACAGGTTTATCTTACTATAGATTTGTCTCTCAATAGGAAAATGTAGTTAAATCATGTTCTTACACAAATGCATATAACAGGGATGGAGCCAGTAACTACCTCAAGAAAAAGGGTGAGGTTCCGGAACAGTTACGATCGACATATCCGTAGGTAAGAGAGTGTTTTGACTAGCTTTATTAAATAAACCATGTATTGTGGACCTGAGTGCGGTTTTGTCCGGTGAACAGGTGAAGGTGCAGCCATCGGAAAGGCTTGGGGTTGCGATCTTAGCTATGGTTATGTCAAGATCAATGCTGAGTACACCTCATAGGACTGATACCAAGAGACAGAGTTTCATGTACTGTTGTTGTGTTAGGATCTCAATTTATAAACTGATTTTGCTTCAAATAAGACAGCAACGATTCAATAAACAAAGTTCCTTTGAGTTCTTCACAAAAAGTTAAACTTCAACAAATTTTTCACA
This genomic window contains:
- the LOC104785758 gene encoding glycine-rich RNA-binding protein 4, mitochondrial-like → MAFSSSFRRLIAGSNNSLLSSPSSCVRYCSTLTSPKLFVSGLSRLTTNEKLQDAFASFGELVDARVITDRETGRSKGFGFVTYATIEDAEKAKKEMNAKFLDGWVIFVDPAKPREPRRPLQQEPPQSYSGSGFTTNKTFGWCK
- the LOC104785759 gene encoding arginine biosynthesis bifunctional protein ArgJ, chloroplastic-like, with the protein product MHCSHTHFASFKLPHFFAPKSFMASSRRDFRVFAVATSVEEASSNIQAAPISLPEGSWKQIAGGVTAAKGFKAAGMYAGLRAAGKKPDLALVTCDVDAVAAGVFTLNVVAAAPVVYCKKVLETSKTARAVLINAGQANAATGDAGYQDMLDCVGSLATLLKVNPEEVLIESTGVIGQRIKKKELIQSLPTLVNSISDSVEDADSAAVAITTTDLVSKSVAVESQVGGTTIRVGGMAKGSGMIHPNMATMLGVITTDALVESDTWRKMVKVAVNRSFNQITVDGDTSTNDTVIALASGLSGSPSISSLNSNEAAQLQACLDAVMQGLAKSIAWDGEGATCLIEVTVKGTETEAEAGKIARSVASSSLVKAAVYGRDPNWGRIAAAAGYAGVSFQMDKLKISLGEFSLMESGQPLPFDRDGASNYLKKKGEVPEQLRSTYP